A genomic stretch from Telopea speciosissima isolate NSW1024214 ecotype Mountain lineage chromosome 7, Tspe_v1, whole genome shotgun sequence includes:
- the LOC122669290 gene encoding calvin cycle protein CP12-1, chloroplastic-like, whose product MATTIAGVSLSSTTAAVAKAQKIGNSPCLVSLHPWRINMNMKQQQNMGGRGGGRMYVRTAPEKISEKVTESIKGAEEACAGDPTSGECAAAWDEVEEVSAAASHARQRQKETDPLETYCKDNPETDECRTYED is encoded by the coding sequence ATGGCAACAACAATAGCTGGTGTGAGCCTATCTTCCACCACAGCAGCGGTGGCCAAGGCCCAGAAGATAGGCAATTCTCCATGTCTCGTGAGCCTCCACCCATGGAGGATAAACATGAACATGAAGCAGCAGCAAAACATGGGAGGGAGAGGTGGTGGTCGCATGTACGTGAGGACTGCACCAGAGAAGATATCAGAGAAGGTAACAGAGAGCATAAAGGGTGCGGAGGAGGCATGTGCAGGTGACCCAACGAGCGGCGAATGCGCAGCAGCGTGGGATGAGGTGGAAGAGGTGAGTGCAGCAGCCAGCCATGCGAGACAAAGGCAGAAGGAGACCGATCCACTGGAGACCTATTGCAAGGACAACCCTGAGACTGATGAATGCCGCACCTATGAGGATTGA
- the LOC122669288 gene encoding probable bifunctional TENA-E protein, producing MEGEEEVKSGNGGGVIQTWLNRHHLLYTKATKHPFILSIRDGTIDISSFKRWLGQDSIFVREFIPFVASVLLKAWRESEDGLDIEVILGGMASLNDEISWFKKEGSKWDVLISGISPQKANQDYCSFLESLMGSEVGYTVAITAFWAIEAVYQESFSLCLQDGTKTPAELMDTCQRWGNNSFGQYCQSLQRIASRRLEKASEDILRKAEEAFVYVLDHEVGFWNMSYGEL from the exons atggaaggagaagaagaggtaaaAAGCGGAAATGGAGGTGGCGTGATCCAGACATGGTTGAATCGACACCATCTGCTATACACTAAGGCCACCAAACACCCTTTCATCCTCAGTATCAGAGATGGAACGATCGATATCTCCTCCTTCAAGCGATGGCTG GGACAGGATTCTATATTTGTCAGGGAATTCATCCCTTTCGTAGCTAGTGTTCTTCTTAAGGCTTGGAGGGAGTCAGAAGACGGCTTGGACATTGAAGTAATACTAGGTGGCATGGCTTCTCTGAATGATGAGATTTCATGGTTCAAGAAGGAAGGTTCAAAGTGGGATGTTCTGATATCTGGAATTTCACCTCAAAAAGCAAACCAAGATTACTGCAG TTTTTTAGAAAGCTTGATGGGCTCAGAGGTTGGATATACGGTGGCTATCACAGCATTTTGGGCCATTGAAGCTGTTTACCAAGAGAGTTTCTCTCTCTGCCTGCAAGATGGAACCAAGACTCCTGCAGAGCTGATGGATACTTGTCAGAGATGGGGAAACAACAGTTTTGGGCAATATTGCCAATCTCTGCAGAGAATTGCTAGTAGACGTCTTGAGAAGGCATCAGAGGATATTCTGAGAAAAGCTGAGGAAGCTTTCGTATATGTTCTTGACCATGAAGTTGGGTTCTGGAACATGAGTTATGGTGAATTATGA